From a region of the Methanobrevibacter sp. TMH8 genome:
- a CDS encoding TIGR03576 family pyridoxal phosphate-dependent enzyme, with protein MLIKNSLDEMEKREISLKVIKSIIEKKGRDCLYDLTGLSGGFLATQEELDLLETYIGPAIFEEKLQVLGKNHLGGEKIFAVNRTSSGILATILSIVEKDSFVVHFLPEFPAHPSIPRSCALVGANYLEFDDIDKFISIFPDNVSLVIITGSTMDHKILDEKSFKTVIDLANEKNISVLVDDASGARLRTAIFSQKKAIELGADLVVTSTDKLMNGPRGGLMAGKKDLINQIKTKAHQFGLEAQPPSILAMVKGLENYNENDLKKSLNKKDELMELLANDFKMFEKTPTGVMVSEDNLKNEIINHFKKDNTHDYGKILDKFSNKDLCFIWAMLLLKEEGIVTIPAVSMPGASATVRFDLAAVDAERIDVDIIFNKIKNSFESLLSVINDEKLAKDTIFTFD; from the coding sequence ATGCTTATTAAAAATTCATTAGATGAAATGGAAAAAAGAGAGATATCTCTTAAAGTTATTAAATCTATTATAGAAAAAAAGGGAAGAGATTGTTTATATGATTTAACTGGTTTATCTGGTGGATTTTTAGCTACACAAGAAGAATTAGATCTTTTGGAGACTTATATTGGTCCAGCTATTTTTGAAGAGAAACTTCAAGTTCTTGGTAAAAATCATCTTGGTGGGGAAAAGATATTTGCAGTTAACAGGACTAGTTCTGGGATATTAGCTACTATTCTTTCTATTGTTGAAAAAGATAGTTTTGTAGTTCACTTTTTACCTGAGTTTCCAGCACATCCATCTATTCCTAGAAGTTGTGCTCTTGTAGGTGCTAACTATTTAGAATTTGATGATATTGATAAATTCATATCAATTTTTCCAGATAATGTATCTTTAGTTATTATTACTGGTTCTACCATGGATCATAAAATTTTAGATGAAAAATCTTTTAAAACAGTGATTGATCTAGCTAATGAAAAAAATATCTCTGTTTTAGTGGATGATGCATCAGGTGCTAGACTAAGAACAGCTATTTTTTCTCAAAAAAAAGCTATAGAATTAGGGGCTGATTTAGTAGTTACAAGTACGGATAAATTAATGAATGGTCCACGTGGAGGATTGATGGCAGGGAAAAAAGATTTAATCAATCAAATCAAAACTAAAGCTCATCAATTTGGATTAGAAGCACAACCTCCATCTATCTTAGCAATGGTTAAAGGTCTTGAAAACTATAATGAAAATGATTTGAAGAAGTCCCTAAACAAAAAAGATGAATTGATGGAATTATTAGCTAATGACTTTAAAATGTTTGAAAAAACTCCTACGGGAGTAATGGTTTCTGAAGATAATCTTAAAAATGAAATAATCAATCATTTCAAAAAAGATAATACTCATGATTATGGAAAAATATTGGATAAATTTTCAAATAAAGATCTTTGTTTTATTTGGGCTATGTTACTTTTGAAAGAAGAAGGAATTGTAACTATTCCTGCAGTTTCTATGCCAGGTGCTTCAGCTACAGTTAGATTTGATTTAGCTGCCGTTGATGCTGAAAGAATTGATGTTGATATTATTTTTAATAAAATAAAAAACTCTTTTGAAAGTTTATTGAGTGTTATAAATGATGAAAAATTAGCTAAAGATACTATATTCACTTTTGACTGA
- a CDS encoding TIGR00288 family NYN domain-containing protein, giving the protein MRKFEKLSSLNGYIPLKKTNAELNDIGLLVDGPNILRKEFDLDLRVIRSLIAEQGDLRIAKVLFNQYASDKLIEAVVNQGFSPLVVAGDTDVHMAVEAMELIYNPNIDTIALMTRDTDFLPIINKAKENGKETIVVGIDSGFSIALKNSSDSCIILSTEGDILE; this is encoded by the coding sequence ATGAGAAAATTTGAGAAATTGAGTTCATTAAATGGATATATCCCTCTTAAAAAAACCAATGCTGAACTAAATGATATTGGATTGTTGGTCGATGGTCCAAATATTCTTAGGAAAGAATTTGATTTAGATTTAAGGGTGATAAGAAGTTTAATAGCTGAACAGGGGGATTTAAGGATAGCTAAAGTCCTTTTTAATCAATATGCTTCTGACAAACTTATCGAAGCTGTTGTAAATCAAGGATTCTCCCCTCTTGTTGTAGCTGGGGATACTGATGTGCATATGGCAGTTGAAGCCATGGAACTAATTTATAATCCAAATATTGATACTATAGCTTTAATGACTAGGGATACAGATTTTTTACCTATTATAAATAAAGCTAAAGAAAATGGTAAAGAAACCATTGTTGTTGGTATTGATTCTGGATTTTCAATAGCTTTAAAGAATTCTTCTGATAGCTGTATCATTCTTTCTACTGAAGGTGATATTTTAGAATAA
- a CDS encoding acetyl-CoA carboxylase biotin carboxylase subunit — translation MFDKILIANRGEIAIRIMRACRELDVKSVAIYSDADKTSLYTNYADERYALGNPSPSKSYLNIDKIMDIAIESGAEAIHPGYGFLAENSELGRRCEKNGIALIGPSGKVIESMGDKITSKKLMKKAGVPIIEGTDSGVTDIDEAIKIADSIGYPVIVKASAGGGGIGMRTVYEEDELVRAIESTQSVASTNFGDSTVFIEKYIEKPRHIEFQILADDHGNTIHVADRECSIQRRHQKLIEEAPSPIMTEELRKQMGESAIKAAEYIDYSSAGTVEFLYSGGEYYFLEMNTRIQVEHPITEIITNIDLVKEQIKIASGEELSYSQKDVKVNGHAIECRINAENPLADFAPNPGKITGYRSPGGPGVRLDSGVYMNYTIPTFYDSMISKLIAWGRNRNEAINRMRRALSEYIIIGVNTTIPFHKALMKNENFLKGELHTHFVDDYRKRIDDEMRIIREEDLERINRMRSTFMPGKKVAAISAAVGSYLNTAKKQKMKKSNK, via the coding sequence ATGTTTGATAAAATACTGATTGCTAATAGAGGAGAAATAGCTATAAGAATAATGAGAGCTTGTCGTGAATTAGATGTTAAAAGTGTTGCAATCTATTCTGATGCTGATAAAACTTCCCTTTATACTAATTATGCTGATGAAAGGTATGCATTAGGTAATCCTTCTCCTTCAAAGAGCTATCTTAATATTGATAAGATAATGGACATAGCTATCGAATCTGGAGCAGAAGCTATTCACCCAGGATATGGATTTTTAGCTGAAAACTCAGAACTTGGAAGAAGATGTGAAAAAAATGGAATTGCACTTATTGGACCAAGTGGAAAAGTTATTGAATCTATGGGAGACAAAATTACCTCTAAAAAGCTCATGAAAAAAGCAGGAGTTCCTATAATTGAAGGAACAGATAGTGGAGTAACTGATATTGATGAAGCTATAAAAATTGCAGATTCTATTGGTTATCCTGTTATTGTTAAAGCTTCAGCTGGTGGAGGAGGAATAGGAATGCGTACTGTTTATGAAGAAGATGAATTAGTACGAGCTATTGAATCCACACAATCTGTAGCTTCTACAAACTTTGGAGATTCAACAGTATTTATAGAAAAATACATTGAAAAACCAAGACATATTGAATTTCAGATTTTAGCTGATGATCATGGAAATACTATTCATGTAGCTGATCGAGAATGTTCTATTCAGCGTCGACACCAAAAATTAATTGAAGAAGCTCCTTCACCAATTATGACTGAAGAATTAAGAAAACAGATGGGTGAAAGTGCAATTAAAGCTGCGGAATATATTGACTACAGTAGTGCGGGAACAGTCGAATTCTTGTATAGTGGAGGAGAATATTATTTCTTAGAAATGAATACTCGTATTCAAGTAGAACATCCTATTACCGAAATTATAACCAATATAGATCTTGTTAAGGAACAGATAAAAATAGCTTCTGGTGAAGAACTTAGCTACTCACAAAAAGATGTGAAAGTAAATGGACATGCTATTGAATGTAGGATAAATGCAGAAAATCCTTTAGCTGATTTTGCACCAAATCCTGGTAAAATTACTGGATATCGATCTCCTGGAGGTCCTGGAGTTAGGCTTGATAGTGGTGTTTATATGAATTATACAATTCCAACATTTTACGATTCTATGATTTCTAAATTAATTGCTTGGGGAAGAAATAGGAATGAAGCTATAAATAGAATGAGAAGAGCATTGAGTGAATATATTATTATTGGAGTTAATACTACAATTCCATTCCATAAAGCTCTAATGAAAAATGAAAATTTCTTAAAAGGAGAACTTCATACTCATTTTGTTGATGATTATAGAAAAAGAATCGATGATGAAATGAGAATAATCAGAGAAGAAGACCTTGAAAGAATCAATCGTATGAGATCAACTTTCATGCCTGGTAAAAAAGTAGCTGCTATTTCAGCAGCTGTAGGTTCTTATCTTAATACAGCTAAAAAGCAAAAAATGAAAAAATCTAATAAATAG
- a CDS encoding biotin--[acetyl-CoA-carboxylase] ligase, which produces MKKSMQELLSKNREKISEEAAEGIFQIDEEKIAEFIKEVGNYEIDYIPSGKIRKNLNTKYIGNEIYSFKEVESTNSVAKFLSRFGAKEGTIILSEIQTKGKGRRGKKWESPTGGIWLSIILKPDIEPSKAPIITLATGVAVAKTLRGMNIDARIKWPNDILINHKKVCGILTEANAKFSTVDYVIVGVGIDTRVDTNILADDLREKTTSIDNETPEEIEEYEIIANFLNEFEDVYELFKAGEFDEILYDWRRMSQTIGSYVEIKQPLGKVLRGTAVGINNQGALILELENGDLKKIISGECIIREG; this is translated from the coding sequence ATGAAAAAAAGTATGCAAGAACTTCTATCAAAAAATAGAGAGAAAATATCAGAAGAAGCTGCTGAAGGAATTTTTCAAATTGACGAAGAAAAAATTGCAGAATTTATAAAAGAAGTTGGGAATTATGAAATCGATTATATCCCAAGTGGAAAAATTAGAAAAAATTTAAATACAAAATATATTGGAAATGAAATTTACAGTTTTAAAGAAGTAGAATCTACCAATAGTGTAGCTAAATTTTTATCAAGATTTGGAGCTAAAGAAGGAACTATTATCCTATCTGAAATTCAAACTAAAGGAAAAGGGCGAAGAGGTAAAAAATGGGAGTCCCCAACTGGAGGAATCTGGCTTTCAATAATACTCAAACCAGATATTGAACCTTCAAAAGCACCAATTATAACATTAGCTACTGGTGTAGCTGTAGCCAAAACCCTTAGAGGAATGAATATAGATGCAAGAATAAAATGGCCTAATGATATACTTATTAATCATAAAAAGGTTTGTGGAATTCTTACAGAAGCGAATGCTAAATTTAGTACTGTCGATTATGTTATAGTTGGAGTAGGGATTGATACAAGAGTAGATACTAATATTTTAGCTGATGATCTTAGAGAAAAAACAACTTCTATAGATAATGAAACACCAGAAGAAATAGAAGAATATGAAATTATAGCTAACTTCCTCAATGAATTTGAAGACGTTTATGAATTATTCAAAGCCGGAGAATTCGATGAAATATTATATGACTGGAGAAGAATGTCACAAACAATTGGTAGCTATGTTGAAATAAAACAACCTCTAGGAAAAGTCTTAAGAGGAACTGCAGTTGGAATAAATAACCAAGGAGCATTAATCCTCGAACTCGAAAACGGAGATCTCAAGAAAATCATATCTGGTGAGTGTATAATCAGAGAAGGTTAA